In Megalobrama amblycephala isolate DHTTF-2021 linkage group LG10, ASM1881202v1, whole genome shotgun sequence, one DNA window encodes the following:
- the si:dkey-45k15.1 gene encoding exocyst complex component 3-like protein 4: MAKSPTFAKDIFKRLTSFKRSKKKSTSNNFEINNTDIPQKPCTILKIREYIETDMLKKAYLNLLSMRLELQKEWKAVGERAPPTDNKQTDVNMLFGTLRNKMSVIVRNSSALPSCNKELLVYVAYIILEEEKRQGEPGVMQGWREAWRDAIRDGVQDTLKKVHLDSREENASWLAVHLELLGKAVVEDLERVKNELLSSYPEDFKVFETYVSCHHEAVGEHLKTLLEKATELKDYYALLDFIVHRYPSDLRDKQRTLIMEEDLLNKIKTLYRDRQEDDFKSALENIIILEKEVWTKKKSPYRTDDGFLTSETYMDICQRIASYAGNLEKIDENLGKSVVCFCLEELNPFHTRFEEEFLQHTKSLLTSDLLDSCLWVQYHISYINSFNSLKENVQCYKKNCSAQVEQLEKQVDGLIQRLSQTLIKHFKTDVKPYIDGMMTKKWLKTDEDFKEVASIIENYRGLCKSMRAPSAQVFVNDVHYYVAREYVSQLMKKKYSCKKSKNEDAAAKMREQWNELKKLFEDMGSSLNWLYPLGDYLSDIIGMENEKKIKDLLIPLVSNYPDISKKQLSAVLYFRDNGFSLEKHNVINQFNVLKRDAGNTNYDHSFFTDIE; this comes from the exons CAAAAGACATCTTTAAAAGGTTGACCTCGTTCAAAAGAAGCAAAAAGAAATCCACCAGTAACAACTTTGAAATCAACAACACAGATATCCCTCAAAAGCCATGCACAA TTTTGAAGATCAGAGAGTATATAGAAACAGATATGCTGAAGAAGGCCTATCTGAACCTGCTCTCCATGCGCCTGGAGCTTCAGAAAGAATGGAAAGCTGTGGGGGAAAGAGCTCCTCCCACGGATAATAAACAGACGGATGTCAATATGCTATTTGGGACTCTAAGAAACAAAATGTCTGTCATTGTACGCAACTCCAGCGCTCTGCCCTCGTGCAATAAAGAGCTGTTGGTGTATGTAGCATACATTATCCTGGAGGAAGAGAAGAGACAGGGAGAACCAGGAGTGATGCAGGGATGGAGGGAAGCATGGAGGGATGCGATACGAGACGGGGTTCAAGATACTCTAAAGAAAGTTCACCTGGACAGCCGTGAGGAGAATGCTTCCTGGTTGGCAGTGCATCTGGAGCTTCTGGGTAAAGCTGTGGTGGAGGATTTGGAGAGAGTGAAGAATGAACTTCTGAGCTCATATCCAGAAGACTTTAAAGTGTTTGAAACCTATGTGTCCTGCCATCATGAGGCTGTAGGAGAGCATTTAAAGACACTTCTGGAAAAGGCGACAGAGCTGAAAGATTACTACGCTCTTCTAGATTTCATTGTTCATCGCTACCCCAG TGATCTGAGAGACAAGCAGAGAACTCTTATAATGGAAGAAgacttgctaaataaaataaagacctTATACCGTGATCGCCAAGAG GACGACTTTAAATCTGCACTGGAGAATATCATCATACTTGAAAAAGAAGTGTGGACAAAGAAGAAATCTCCTTATAGAACAGATGATGGATTCCTCACTTCAGAAACCTACATGGACATCTGTCAG CGGATAGCAAGTTATGCTGGGAATCTTGAGAAGATCGATGAGAATCTGGGGAAGTCAGTGGTATGCTTTTGTTTAGAGGAGCTAAATCCATTTCATACAAG ATTTGAAGAAGAGTTTTTACAACACACCAAATCTCTGTTGACCTCTGACCTGCTGGACAGCTGTCTATGGGTACAATATCACATCAGCTACATCAACAGTTTTAATTCACTCAA AGAGAATGTGCAGTGCTATAAGAAGAACTGTTCAGCTCAGGTGGAGCAGCTGGAGAAACAGGTGGATGGACTGATTCAAAGACTTAGCCAGACcctaataaaacatttcaaaactgaTGTCAAG CCTTACATTGATGGtatgatgacaaaaaaatggCTGAAAACAGATGAAGATTTTAAAGAAGTGGCTTCTATAATAGAGAATTATCGTGGGCTCTGTAAATCCATGAGAGCTCCATCAGCTCAA GTTTTCGTGAATGATGTGCACTATTATGTAGCCAGAGAATATGTCTCCCAGctaatgaagaaaaaatattCATGCAAAAAAAGCAAGAACGAAGATGCTGCTGCAAAAATGAGAGAACAATGGAATGAACTCAAGAAACTATTTGAGGACATG GGATCATCCTTAAACTGGCTTTATCCTTTGGGAGATTACCTTAGTGACATTATTGGAATGGAAAATGAGAAAAAGATAAAAGATCTGTTAATTCCATTAGTTAGTAATTACCCAGACATCAG